One Helianthus annuus cultivar XRQ/B chromosome 7, HanXRQr2.0-SUNRISE, whole genome shotgun sequence genomic region harbors:
- the LOC110902374 gene encoding uncharacterized protein LOC110902374, with amino-acid sequence MDVVAKTNEKIDLVQARLKAVQDRSKTYDDKRRRLIEFQVGDRVLLKVSPWKGVIRFHKRGKLGPLYIGSFKVLARIEKLAYKFELPLTLDGVHNTFHVSQLRKCLADETPHILLEDIEVDERMNYIERLVAINESKVKILHNKEIRQVLVQWQHRKGSDLTWEPADEMREHYSGLFGMYLGFGDETSFKEGRLETPKNLNETILCI; translated from the coding sequence ATGGATGTAGTGGCAAAAACTAATGAAAAGATTGATCTCGTCCAGGCTCGGTTAAAAGCGGTACAAGACCGATCGAAAACCTATGACGATAAAAGAAGGCGTCTTAtcgagtttcaagttggggatcggGTATTGTTGAAGGTCTCCCCATGGAAAGGCGTAATTCGATTCCATAAGCGTGGAAAATTGGGCCCTCTATATATTGGGTCGTTCAAAGTTTTAGCTCGTATTGAAAAGTTAGCGTACAAGTTTGAATTACCACTGACATTGGATGGGGTTCACAACACCTTCCATGTGTCACAATTACGAAAGTGCCTTGCGGATGAAACGCCTCATATACTTCTTGAAGACATTGAAGTAGACGAAAGAATGAACTATATCGAAAGACTGGTGGCTATAAACGAATCTAAAGTAAAGATCCTACATAACAAAGAGATTAGGCAAGTGTTAGTCCAATGGCAACACAGGAAGGGATCGGATCTCACATGGGAACCAGCAGACGAAATGCGAGAACACTACTCGGGTTTATTTGGTATGTATCTAGGTTTCGGGGATGAGACCTCTTTTAAGGAGGGTAGACTTGAAACACCCAAAAATCTGAATGAAACTATTTTGTGTATTTAA